GGCTGCCGTCCGAGGTGCACCTCGTGGGCTCGCACGGGTCGGAGTTCGACGTCGGTTTCGTCCACGCGCTGGACGCCGACGCGAAGGCCCTGCACCGCCGGCTGGAAGCGGCACTTGAAACGATTGTCGAGGGCCACGAGGGCGTCGGTCTGGAGGTCAAGCCGGCGAGCATCGCGGTGCACGTCCGGCGGGCCGACCCGGCCGTCGGCGAGCGGGTCCTGGACGCCGTGCGCAGCGGTCCGAGCACGTGGGACGGCGTGCAGGTGACCGAGGGCAAGGCCGTGATCGAGCTCGCCGTCGTGCAGACCGACAAGGGCCACGCGCTGGACGTCCTGCGGCACCGGGTGTCCGCGACCGCGTCGATCTTCGTGGGCGACGACGTCACCGACGAGAAGGCCTTCGCCCGGCTGTCCGGGCCGGACGTGGGCATCAAGGTCGGCGACGGCGAGTCGCTGGCCGAGTTCCGCATCGACGACACCCTCGACGTGGCCACGGTGCTCGCGTTCCTGTTCGAGGAGCGCCGCAACTGGCTGCACGGCGACCAGGCCGTGCCGATCGAGCGGCTGACCATGCTCGCCAACGAGCGCTCGGTCGCCCTGCTCACCCCCGACGCGCGCGTGAACTGGCTGTGCCACCCCGAGCCGGACTCGGCGGCGGTGTTCGCCGACCTGCTCGGCGGGCCGGCGGCGGGCCACTTCTCGATCAAGCCCGAGCACGGGTCGCTGCCGCTGGGCCAGCGGTACGTCCCCGGCACGATGATCGTGGAGACCCGCTGGTCGCGGCTGCTGGTCACCGACTACCTCGACCACGACCTGGCCTCCCACCGCACCGACCTGGTGCGGCGCATCTCCGGCTCCACCAACGCGGTGATCACCTTCGCGCCGCGCCCCGAGTTCGGCCAGGTCCCGGTGCGGCTGCTGCGCGAGCGCGACGGCCTGCGCGTGGTCGGCACGTCCGACCCGATGGTGCTGCGCTCCCCCGGCGTGGACTGGCAGATCACCTCCGACGGCATCCAGGAGACGGCCACGGCCGTCGTGCGGCCCCGCGAGGGCGCGCCGATCCTGCTGGAGCTGCGGTGCGGCACGGACGACCTGTCCGAGGCCACGCTGGGCGAGCCGGAGCGGCGGGCGCGCGCCGGGTCGTTCTGGTCGGACTGGGCGGCGACGCTGAAGCTGCCCACCGTCGAGACGGACCTGGTGCTGCGGTCGGCGCTCACGCTCAAGGGCCTCGTGCACCACGACACCGGCGCGATCATGGCCGCCGCCACCACGTCGCTGCCCGAGGAGCTGGGCGGCATCCGCAACTGGGACTACCGGTACTGCTGGCTGCGGGACGCGGCGCTGACCGCGCAGGCGCTGGTGTCGCTGGGTTCGCTGAGCGAGGCCGAGAACTTCCTGGGCTGGGTGCACGGCGTGCTGGCCACGCTGCCCGGCCCGGAGCGCCTGCACCCGCTGTACACGCTGCAGGGCACCATGCTGGGCGCCGAGGCCGTGATCGACACCCTCCCGGGTTACGCGGGCTCCCGGCCCGTCCGGGTGGGCAACTTGGCCAACCAGCAGGTGCAGCTCGACGTGTTCGGCCCGGTCGTGGACCTGGTCGTGCAGCTGGCCGCCGCGCGCGGGTCGCTCACCGACCAGGACTGGGCGATGGTGCAGGCCATGGCCGAGGCGGTCGCCCGGCGCTGGCACGAACCCGACCACGGCATCTGGGAAGAGCGCCACGCGCCACGCCACCACGTGTACTCCAAGGTCATGTGCTGGGTGACGCTGGACCGCGCGGTGTCGCTGGGCGAGACCTACGGGCGCGAGATCGACCCGTCCTGGCCGGTGCTGCGCGACACCATCTCCAACGACGTGCTCAAGCACGGGTGGAGCGAGGAAGCGCAGTCGTTCACCACGGCCTACGACGGCGACGACCTCGACGCGGCGTCCCTGCACGTCGGCCTGACCGGCCTGATCGACCCGACCGACGACCGCTTCCAGGCCACCGTCACGGCCATCGAGGCGGAGCTGCGGTCGGGGTCCACGGTGTACCGGTACCGGCGCGACGACGGCCTGCCCGGCGACGAGGGCGGCTTCCACCTGTGCGCGGCGTGGATGATCGAGGCGTACCTGCTCACCGGCCGCCGCACGGAGGCCGAGGAGCTGTTCGCGCAGATGGTCGACGCGGCCGGGCCCACGGGCCTGCTGCCCGAGGAGTACGACCCGATCGCGGAGCGCTCCCTGGGCAACCACCCGCAGGCCTACAGCCACCTCGGCCTGATCCGCTGCGCGCAACTGCTGGCGAAGTAGCGCTGGGTGCGTCGAACGCCCCCGGTTTCGCGGCCGGGGGCGTTCGTCATTTCTTGAGCTTGAGCAGCTGCAGGGCCTCGAACAGGTCGTGGGCGACCAGGGCCCGGGTCTCCGGGGGCAGCGGGCCGGCGTCCGGCGGGACCAGGGCCTTCGTGTAGCCGAGGCGGGCGGCCTCGGTGAGCCTTCGGCCGACGCCGTTGACCCGGCGCAGCTCACCGGACAGCCCGACCTCGCCGACCACGACCAGGTCGTGCGGCAGGGGCTGGTCGGTGGCGGCCGAGGCGACCGCGAGGGCCACGGCGAGGTCCACGGCCGGTTCGGTGAGCTTCATGCCGCCGACGGTCGCGGTGAAGACGTCCTTGTTGTGCAGGGCCATCCGGCCGCGCTTCTCCAGCACCGCCAGCGCCATCGCGACCCGCGCCGAGTCCAGGCCGCTGACCGCGCGCCGGGGCGAGGGCAGGTTCGTGGGCGTGACCAGCGCCTGGACCTCGCCCAGCATGGGGCGCTTGCCCTCCACGACGACGGTCACG
This DNA window, taken from Saccharothrix variisporea, encodes the following:
- the otsB gene encoding trehalose-phosphatase yields the protein MTAEALPAELRRAIVQLARTPRLLVACDYDGTLAPIVANPEDARPLTESVGALRSLAGLHETTTAVISGRALRDLATLSRLPSEVHLVGSHGSEFDVGFVHALDADAKALHRRLEAALETIVEGHEGVGLEVKPASIAVHVRRADPAVGERVLDAVRSGPSTWDGVQVTEGKAVIELAVVQTDKGHALDVLRHRVSATASIFVGDDVTDEKAFARLSGPDVGIKVGDGESLAEFRIDDTLDVATVLAFLFEERRNWLHGDQAVPIERLTMLANERSVALLTPDARVNWLCHPEPDSAAVFADLLGGPAAGHFSIKPEHGSLPLGQRYVPGTMIVETRWSRLLVTDYLDHDLASHRTDLVRRISGSTNAVITFAPRPEFGQVPVRLLRERDGLRVVGTSDPMVLRSPGVDWQITSDGIQETATAVVRPREGAPILLELRCGTDDLSEATLGEPERRARAGSFWSDWAATLKLPTVETDLVLRSALTLKGLVHHDTGAIMAAATTSLPEELGGIRNWDYRYCWLRDAALTAQALVSLGSLSEAENFLGWVHGVLATLPGPERLHPLYTLQGTMLGAEAVIDTLPGYAGSRPVRVGNLANQQVQLDVFGPVVDLVVQLAAARGSLTDQDWAMVQAMAEAVARRWHEPDHGIWEERHAPRHHVYSKVMCWVTLDRAVSLGETYGREIDPSWPVLRDTISNDVLKHGWSEEAQSFTTAYDGDDLDAASLHVGLTGLIDPTDDRFQATVTAIEAELRSGSTVYRYRRDDGLPGDEGGFHLCAAWMIEAYLLTGRRTEAEELFAQMVDAAGPTGLLPEEYDPIAERSLGNHPQAYSHLGLIRCAQLLAK